The following coding sequences are from one Ornithorhynchus anatinus isolate Pmale09 chromosome 11, mOrnAna1.pri.v4, whole genome shotgun sequence window:
- the LOC114815066 gene encoding olfactory receptor 10G6-like — protein sequence MPGENRSTVTDFVLVGLHHPPELGVPLFLGFLVTYLLTLSGNGIIILAILLDAKLHRPMYWFLCHLSLLDVTISSAIVPRMLAGFLPGSGVISFGGCAAQLFAFHFLGSAECFLYTVMAYDRFLAICRPLRYASLMTRRACGSLALGAWLGGGLHSLLQTGLVFRLPFCGPNRVDSFFCDIPAVLRLACADTALNELVTVVDVGCLALTCLGLILASYGCIAAAVLRMRSAAGRRHAASTCAAHLAVVATYYGPCAFTYLRPGARDPLDGAVAVFYTVITPLLNPLIYTLRNRDMKAALGRLGGRKDVRPR from the coding sequence ATGCCCGGCGAGAACCGGTCGACCGTGACGGATTTCGTCTTGGTGGGGCTCCATCACCCCCCGGAGCTGGGGGTCCCCCTCTTCCTGGGCTTCCTGGTCACCTACCTGCTGACGCTCTCGGGCAATGGCATCATCATCTTGGCCATCCTGCTGGACGCCAAGCTGCACCGCCCCATGTACTGGTTCCTGTGTCATCTGTCCCTCCTGGACGTGACCATCTCCTCCGCCATCGTCCCCAGGATGCTGGCCGGCTTCCTGCCGGGGAGCGGGGTCATCTCGTTCGGGGGCTGCGCGGCCCAGCTCTTCGCCTTCCACTTCCTGGGCAGcgctgagtgcttcctgtacaCCGTGATGGCCTATGACCGCTTCCTAGCCATCTGCCGGCCTCTGCGCTATGCCTCCCTCATGACCCGGAGGGCCTGCGGGTCACTGGCGCTGGGCGCCTGGCTGGGCGGAGGGCTGCACTCGCTCCTGCAGACGGGCCTCGTGTTCCGCCTCCCCTTCTGCGGGCCCAACCGAGTGGACTCCTTCTTCTGCGACATCCCGGCCGTGCTGCGCCTGGCCTGCGCGGACACGGCCCTGAACGAGCTGGTCACCGTGGTGGACGTCGGCTGCCTGGCCCTCACCTGCCTGGGCCTCATCCTGGCCTCCTACGGCTGCATCGCAGCGGCCGTCCTGCGGATGCGCtccgccgccggccgccgccaCGCCGCGTCCACCTGCGCCGCCCACCTGGCCGTCGTGGCCACCTACTACGGGCCCTGCGCCTTCACCTACCTGCGGCCGGGGGCGCGGGACCCGCTGGACGGGGCGGTGGCCGTCTTCTACACCGTCATCACGCCCCTGCTCAACCCCCTCATCTATACGCTGCGCAACAGGGACATGAAGGCGGCGCTGGGGAGGCTGGGCGGCCGCAAGGACGTCCGGCCCCGCTGA